In Halorubrum sp. PV6, a single window of DNA contains:
- a CDS encoding Gar1/Naf1 family protein, which yields MRRVGTVVRTAGGLAIARTASETEPPRIGSSVVDESLATVGRVVDVFGPVERPYVAVTPNDDDLAALVGGKLYAR from the coding sequence ATGCGCCGCGTCGGCACCGTCGTCCGCACCGCCGGCGGCCTCGCCATCGCGCGCACGGCCTCGGAGACAGAGCCGCCGCGCATCGGGTCGTCCGTCGTCGACGAGTCGCTGGCGACGGTCGGCCGCGTCGTCGACGTGTTTGGTCCCGTCGAGCGGCCGTACGTGGCGGTGACGCCGAACGACGACGACCTCGCGGCGCTCGTCGGCGGCAAACTGTACGCCCGGTAA
- the srp19 gene encoding signal recognition particle subunit SRP19 has protein sequence MVENVVYPAYFDADLSRSAGRRVPMDLAIEEPTVDEIAKAVQQVGYDAVIEREKAYSREFEPRGAVVVRGTEDTAKNDLVQAVGAYLGVIRE, from the coding sequence ATGGTCGAGAACGTCGTCTATCCAGCGTACTTCGACGCCGATCTGTCGCGGTCCGCGGGGCGTCGCGTTCCGATGGACCTCGCGATCGAGGAGCCGACCGTCGACGAGATCGCGAAGGCGGTCCAGCAGGTTGGGTACGACGCGGTGATCGAACGCGAGAAAGCCTACTCGCGGGAGTTCGAGCCCCGCGGCGCGGTGGTCGTTCGGGGAACCGAAGACACCGCGAAAAACGACCTCGTGCAGGCGGTCGGGGCCTACCTCGGCGTCATCCGAGAGTGA
- a CDS encoding ATP-binding protein — protein sequence MESESEARPSVLVLAGDAETASDVAGAIPSAEATAAAAADVSPSRSPGDGDTDVGRADVVVVVDAEGLDSVRGQSRACRVVALVDDPTGATATDPLVDAVATTRAELDATVRWLAARGDADRRHDEPARTPSRIEQLNAEMTRLASVRSTEEAHQTAIDVASEVFPRYHCVVGVRDEEWVEPSAASAEVAVEDCERVRVGRGSAGAAIEDGEPVIESRSSDESPYDSVLSIPVGSDTVFQLATDEDGFDAGDRRLAALLASHVEETLDRIRVDEALRTEHEHLLALFSNIPDPAVAYDYVDGEPVVYRVNEAFEATFGYDAETVVGESIDDYVIPDETTAVQEVAEINTRLQRGESVRCEAARKTADGARHFIVHVVPVRLDEDNGSGYAIYTDVTEQREREAKLREQNERLDEFASIVSHDLRNPLSVAEGYVDLASETGETAHLATAGEALGRIDELVGDLLSLARQGQSVSDTESVSLAAVGREAWQSVDTPRADLVVANDVALTADPARTRELLENMFRNSVEHGQPAGDEPESPTEECAGDRLTVRIGGLGSETADGDGEGFFVEDDGCGLPEEAHRVFESGFTTNEEGTGLGLAISERIAEAHGWEVHAVAGESGGARFEFRTS from the coding sequence GTGGAGTCTGAGTCCGAAGCGCGGCCGTCCGTTCTCGTTCTCGCCGGGGACGCGGAGACGGCGAGCGACGTGGCCGGCGCGATACCGTCCGCCGAGGCCACTGCCGCGGCCGCCGCCGACGTTTCGCCCTCGCGTTCTCCCGGCGACGGCGACACGGACGTCGGGAGGGCGGACGTCGTCGTCGTGGTCGACGCGGAGGGACTCGACTCCGTCAGGGGGCAGAGCCGAGCGTGCCGAGTGGTCGCGCTCGTCGACGACCCCACCGGGGCGACGGCCACCGACCCGCTCGTCGACGCAGTCGCGACCACCCGCGCCGAGTTGGACGCGACGGTCCGCTGGCTCGCCGCCAGAGGCGACGCCGACCGGAGACACGACGAACCGGCGCGGACGCCGTCACGGATCGAGCAGTTGAACGCCGAGATGACGCGGCTCGCGTCGGTGCGGTCGACCGAGGAGGCCCACCAAACGGCCATCGACGTCGCAAGCGAGGTGTTCCCTCGATACCACTGCGTCGTCGGCGTGCGCGACGAGGAGTGGGTCGAACCGAGCGCGGCGTCGGCCGAGGTCGCGGTCGAAGACTGCGAGCGGGTCCGCGTCGGCCGCGGCTCGGCCGGCGCCGCCATCGAGGACGGCGAACCGGTGATCGAGTCCCGGTCGAGCGACGAGAGCCCCTACGACTCGGTCCTCTCGATTCCGGTCGGCAGCGACACCGTGTTCCAGCTCGCGACCGACGAGGACGGGTTCGACGCGGGCGACCGGCGACTCGCGGCGCTGCTCGCGTCGCACGTCGAGGAGACCCTCGACCGGATCCGCGTCGACGAGGCCCTCCGGACGGAACACGAGCACTTGCTCGCGCTGTTCTCGAACATCCCCGACCCGGCCGTCGCCTACGATTACGTCGACGGCGAGCCGGTCGTCTACCGCGTCAACGAGGCCTTCGAGGCGACGTTCGGCTACGACGCGGAGACCGTCGTCGGCGAGTCGATAGACGACTACGTCATCCCCGACGAGACGACGGCGGTCCAAGAGGTCGCCGAGATCAACACCCGGCTCCAGCGCGGCGAGAGCGTTCGGTGCGAAGCGGCCCGAAAAACGGCCGACGGCGCCCGCCACTTCATCGTTCACGTGGTCCCGGTCCGGCTCGACGAGGACAACGGCTCGGGGTACGCCATTTATACCGACGTCACGGAGCAACGCGAGCGCGAAGCGAAACTCAGGGAGCAAAACGAGCGGCTCGACGAGTTCGCGAGCATCGTCTCACACGACCTCCGGAACCCGCTGTCTGTCGCCGAAGGGTACGTCGACCTTGCGAGCGAAACCGGGGAGACGGCCCATCTCGCGACGGCCGGCGAGGCGTTGGGTCGGATAGACGAGCTCGTCGGCGACCTGCTCTCGCTGGCCAGGCAGGGCCAGTCGGTCAGCGACACGGAATCGGTCTCGCTCGCGGCGGTCGGTCGAGAGGCCTGGCAGAGCGTCGACACCCCCCGCGCCGACTTGGTCGTCGCGAACGACGTGGCGCTCACCGCGGACCCGGCCCGGACCCGTGAGCTGTTAGAGAACATGTTTCGGAACAGCGTCGAACACGGGCAGCCGGCGGGCGATGAGCCCGAGTCTCCCACAGAGGAGTGTGCGGGCGACCGCCTCACGGTGCGCATCGGCGGCCTCGGCTCCGAGACTGCGGACGGCGACGGCGAGGGGTTCTTCGTCGAAGACGACGGCTGTGGGCTCCCGGAAGAGGCGCACCGCGTGTTCGAGAGCGGGTTCACGACCAACGAGGAGGGGACCGGGCTCGGGCTCGCGATCAGCGAGCGCATCGCCGAGGCCCACGGGTGGGAGGTTCACGCGGTGGCCGGCGAGTCTGGCGGCGCGCGCTTCGAGTTCAGAACATCGTAA
- the alaS gene encoding alanine--tRNA ligase, with amino-acid sequence MSDLEAEYRLDYFEEEGFERKECPDCGAHFWTRDADRELCGEPPCADYSFIDDPGFPEPHSLTEMREAFLSFFEDHDHERIEPYPVAANRWRDDVLLTQASIYDFQPLVTSGQTPPPANPLTISQPCIRMQDIDNVGKTGRHTMAFEMMAHHAFNTREEVDEDEYAYHGEVYWKDETVEYCDELFESLGADLEEITYIEDPWVGGGNAGPAIEVIYKGAELATLVFMCMERDPDGDYEMKDGNTYSFMDTYIVDTGYGLERWTWMSQGTATVYEAVYPDAIDFLKENAGIEHTETERTIVHRAAKLSGRLDIDDVDDVEAARGDIADRLDVDVDRLRELVEPLESIYAIADHSRTLAYMFGDGIVPSNVGTGYLARMVLRRTKRLVDEAGVDAPLDELVDMQAERLGYENRDTIREIVRTEERKYRKTLERGSRKVESLADEYAGTGEPIPTEALLELYDSHGIQPDMVADIAAERGATVDVPDDFYALVADRHEEEDGDETVADRDDRVADLPDTEKLFYENQGRTEFEAVVLDVFEREEGYDVVLDQTMFYPEGGGQPADRGQLAAGETVVDVVDVQERDGVVLHRTDADPGKGEFVRGQLDGDRRDRLRAHHTATHLIGHAAREVLGEHVRQAGAQKGIDSSRLDVRHFDRISRDQVKEIERVANDLVRDNVPVRQEWPDRNAAEAEHGFDLYQGGVPPGTNIRLIHVGDADVQACAGTHVDRTGDIGAIKVLKTEPVQDGVERIVFAAGGAAVEATQRTEDALYDAAEALDVDPLDVPETAERFFEEWKARGKEVESLKEELAAARASGGADAEEVDLGDATAVIQRLDGDADELRATANAHVDDGKVAVVGSGADGSASFVVGVPDGVDVNAGQVVSELAGRVGGGGGGPPDFAQGGGPDAEALDDALASAPDVLRSLQEA; translated from the coding sequence ATGAGCGATCTCGAAGCGGAGTACCGCCTTGACTACTTCGAAGAGGAGGGGTTCGAGCGCAAGGAGTGCCCCGACTGCGGCGCGCACTTCTGGACCCGCGACGCCGACCGCGAACTGTGCGGCGAGCCGCCCTGTGCGGACTACAGCTTCATCGACGATCCGGGCTTTCCCGAGCCGCACTCGCTGACCGAGATGCGAGAGGCGTTCCTCTCCTTTTTCGAGGATCACGACCACGAGCGGATCGAGCCGTACCCGGTCGCCGCGAACCGCTGGCGCGACGACGTCCTTCTGACACAGGCGTCGATCTACGACTTCCAACCGCTCGTCACCTCTGGACAGACGCCGCCGCCTGCGAACCCCCTTACCATCTCCCAGCCCTGTATCCGGATGCAGGACATCGACAACGTGGGGAAGACGGGCCGGCACACGATGGCGTTCGAGATGATGGCCCACCACGCGTTCAACACGCGCGAGGAGGTCGACGAGGACGAGTACGCCTACCACGGCGAGGTGTACTGGAAAGACGAGACCGTCGAGTACTGTGACGAACTGTTCGAGAGTCTCGGCGCCGACCTCGAAGAGATCACGTACATCGAAGACCCGTGGGTCGGCGGCGGCAACGCCGGACCGGCCATCGAAGTCATTTATAAAGGCGCCGAGCTGGCAACGCTCGTCTTCATGTGCATGGAGCGGGACCCCGACGGCGACTACGAGATGAAAGACGGGAACACGTACTCGTTCATGGACACGTACATCGTCGACACCGGGTACGGGCTCGAACGGTGGACGTGGATGAGCCAGGGGACGGCGACGGTGTACGAGGCCGTCTACCCCGACGCGATCGACTTCTTAAAAGAGAACGCGGGGATCGAACACACCGAGACCGAACGCACGATCGTTCACCGCGCCGCGAAGCTCTCCGGACGGCTCGACATCGACGACGTCGACGACGTAGAGGCCGCCCGCGGCGACATCGCCGACCGGCTCGACGTCGACGTCGACCGGCTCCGCGAACTCGTCGAGCCGCTCGAATCGATCTACGCCATCGCCGACCACTCGCGAACGCTCGCGTACATGTTCGGCGACGGCATCGTCCCCTCGAACGTCGGAACGGGCTACCTCGCGCGGATGGTGCTGCGACGCACGAAGCGGCTCGTCGACGAGGCGGGCGTCGACGCCCCGCTCGACGAACTGGTCGACATGCAGGCCGAACGGCTCGGCTACGAGAACCGCGACACGATCCGCGAGATCGTCCGCACCGAAGAGCGGAAATACCGCAAGACGCTCGAACGCGGCTCCCGCAAGGTGGAGTCGCTCGCGGACGAGTACGCCGGCACCGGCGAACCGATCCCCACGGAGGCGCTCTTAGAGCTGTACGACTCCCACGGGATCCAGCCGGACATGGTCGCCGACATCGCGGCCGAGCGCGGCGCGACCGTCGACGTGCCGGACGACTTCTACGCGCTCGTCGCCGACCGACACGAAGAGGAGGACGGCGACGAGACCGTGGCCGACCGCGACGACCGGGTCGCGGACCTCCCCGACACGGAGAAACTGTTCTACGAGAACCAGGGCCGAACCGAGTTCGAGGCCGTCGTCCTCGACGTGTTCGAGCGCGAGGAGGGGTACGACGTCGTCTTAGACCAGACGATGTTCTACCCCGAAGGGGGCGGCCAGCCGGCGGACAGGGGACAGCTCGCGGCCGGCGAGACGGTCGTGGACGTGGTCGACGTACAGGAGCGCGACGGCGTCGTCTTACACCGGACCGACGCCGACCCCGGAAAAGGCGAGTTCGTGCGCGGACAGCTCGACGGCGACCGCCGCGACCGACTGCGCGCGCACCACACGGCGACCCACCTGATCGGGCACGCGGCCCGAGAGGTCCTCGGCGAGCACGTCCGGCAGGCGGGTGCACAGAAGGGGATCGACTCCTCGCGGCTCGACGTCCGCCACTTCGATCGGATCAGCCGCGACCAGGTCAAAGAGATCGAACGCGTCGCCAACGACCTCGTCCGCGACAACGTCCCGGTGCGACAGGAGTGGCCCGACCGGAACGCGGCCGAGGCCGAACACGGCTTCGACCTGTACCAGGGCGGCGTCCCGCCGGGAACGAACATCCGACTGATCCACGTCGGCGACGCCGACGTGCAGGCCTGCGCCGGCACCCACGTCGACCGCACCGGCGACATCGGCGCGATAAAGGTCTTAAAAACCGAGCCGGTCCAGGACGGCGTCGAGCGGATCGTGTTCGCCGCCGGCGGCGCGGCCGTCGAGGCGACACAGCGCACCGAGGACGCGCTGTACGACGCCGCGGAGGCGCTCGACGTCGACCCGCTCGACGTGCCGGAGACCGCGGAGCGGTTCTTCGAGGAGTGGAAGGCGCGGGGCAAGGAGGTCGAGTCGCTGAAAGAGGAGCTCGCGGCCGCGCGGGCCTCCGGCGGCGCCGACGCCGAGGAGGTCGACTTGGGCGACGCCACGGCCGTGATCCAGCGGCTCGACGGCGACGCCGACGAACTGCGCGCGACGGCCAACGCCCACGTCGACGACGGGAAGGTGGCGGTCGTCGGCAGCGGCGCCGACGGCTCCGCGTCCTTCGTCGTCGGCGTCCCCGACGGCGTGGACGTGAACGCCGGACAGGTGGTCTCCGAACTCGCCGGCCGCGTCGGCGGCGGCGGCGGCGGGCCGCCGGACTTCGCGCAGGGGGGCGGCCCCGACGCCGAGGCGCTCGACGACGCGCTCGCGTCGGCCCCGGACGTGCTTCGCAGCCTCCAGGAGGCGTAA
- a CDS encoding alpha/beta fold hydrolase: MPHANNAGVEIRYEVDAPNAGPDDEAVVFCGDVGLGAWQFGWQHAAIAGPHTVVTPETRGVGRSDAPPGPYTVEELASDVDAVCAAEGLRNAHLVGYGLGGMVALAYALASSRPASLTVVGTPPAGDAYNPDGVWADPATPAAVERSLNGLLSASFRKGHPDVLARIADWRVGEDAGRETFEAHRAAVEGFDRSDTLYELTTPTLVVHGTEDAVCPKSAAEGLADGLPRGELHPVPGARHLAGVEASAAVNDALVGWLAEHATDPFSG; this comes from the coding sequence ATGCCACACGCGAACAACGCCGGCGTCGAGATCCGGTACGAGGTCGACGCCCCCAACGCCGGCCCCGACGACGAGGCGGTGGTCTTCTGTGGCGACGTGGGGCTCGGCGCCTGGCAGTTCGGCTGGCAACACGCCGCGATCGCCGGCCCGCACACGGTCGTGACGCCCGAGACGCGCGGGGTCGGGCGTTCGGACGCCCCGCCGGGGCCGTACACCGTCGAGGAGCTGGCGAGCGACGTGGACGCGGTGTGTGCCGCGGAGGGGCTCCGAAACGCGCACCTCGTCGGGTACGGGCTCGGCGGGATGGTCGCGCTCGCGTACGCGCTCGCCTCGTCGCGCCCGGCGAGTCTCACCGTCGTCGGCACACCGCCCGCGGGCGACGCGTACAACCCCGACGGCGTGTGGGCCGACCCGGCGACGCCGGCGGCCGTCGAGCGGTCGCTGAACGGCCTGCTCTCGGCGTCGTTTCGCAAGGGCCATCCGGACGTGCTCGCTCGGATCGCCGACTGGCGGGTCGGCGAGGACGCCGGCCGCGAGACCTTCGAGGCACACCGCGCCGCGGTCGAGGGGTTCGACCGCTCCGACACCCTGTACGAGCTCACGACCCCGACGCTCGTCGTCCACGGGACCGAAGACGCGGTCTGTCCGAAGTCGGCCGCTGAGGGGCTCGCGGACGGGCTCCCGCGGGGGGAGCTCCATCCGGTCCCCGGCGCGCGCCACCTCGCCGGCGTGGAGGCGTCCGCCGCGGTCAACGACGCCCTCGTCGGCTGGCTCGCGGAACACGCCACGGACCCGTTCTCGGGGTGA
- a CDS encoding type 1 glutamine amidotransferase, whose product MTRLRFALLNAAHDDANTRRNFRREIDADLVEFSATDGHLPDHTRFDGVVVTGSRSSVYWDEAWIPALVDYVAEAADAGLPILGVCYGHQVLAEALGGRVAGMDGFEIGYNTVRHRGDDLFAGIDESFTVFTTHGDTVVELPPTATPLAENDHGLHAFRDGHCWGVQFHPEYDLQTAREVAEGKREKLGDARVDAVLADATPEAHDAACEAKSLFDNFTEYARRLKADREPSAAAGD is encoded by the coding sequence ATGACACGGCTCCGGTTCGCACTGTTGAACGCCGCCCACGACGACGCGAACACCCGGCGGAACTTCCGCCGGGAGATCGACGCCGACCTCGTCGAGTTCTCGGCCACCGACGGGCACCTCCCCGACCACACCCGGTTCGACGGCGTGGTCGTCACCGGGTCGCGCTCCTCTGTCTACTGGGACGAGGCGTGGATCCCGGCGCTCGTCGACTACGTCGCCGAGGCCGCGGACGCCGGCCTCCCGATCCTCGGCGTCTGTTACGGCCACCAGGTGCTCGCCGAGGCGCTCGGCGGTCGCGTCGCCGGGATGGACGGTTTCGAGATCGGATACAACACGGTGCGCCACCGCGGCGACGATCTGTTTGCGGGGATAGACGAGTCGTTCACCGTCTTCACGACGCACGGCGACACCGTCGTCGAACTCCCCCCGACCGCGACGCCGCTCGCGGAGAACGACCACGGCCTGCACGCGTTCCGCGACGGGCACTGCTGGGGCGTACAGTTCCACCCGGAGTACGACCTCCAGACGGCACGCGAGGTCGCGGAGGGCAAACGCGAGAAACTCGGCGACGCTCGCGTCGACGCGGTGTTGGCGGACGCCACGCCCGAGGCGCACGACGCCGCCTGCGAGGCGAAGTCGCTGTTCGACAACTTCACCGAGTACGCCCGTCGGCTGAAGGCCGACCGGGAGCCGTCCGCGGCGGCCGGGGACTGA
- a CDS encoding PINc/VapC family ATPase gives MNVVPDTSAVVDGRVSERVEDGTYAAATVLVPEAVVGELESQANDGLESGWDGLSELKRLADYSDEGTIELVYVGERADGDARSNAHEGDVDALIREVADDRDATLLSSDIVQAEVARAKGIDVEYVEPVARGVVDELPIQEFFTEETMSVHLKTGTKPKAKRGALGEMRYVEIDDAETDETQMREWANAIVDLARQSNEGFIELSNDGMDIVQFRNYRIAVARPPFADGIEITAVRPIAKTTLDDYEFADELRDRFTERKRGVLISGSPGAGKSTFAQAVAEFLSDSDYAVKTMEKPRDLQVGPEITQYGALGGEMENTADSLLLVRPDYTIYDEVRKTNDFEVFSDMRMAGVGMVGVVHASRAIDALQRLVGRVELGMIPQIVDTVVYIEAGEVHTVYDVTTEVKVPAGLTAEDLARPVIQVSNFETGRPEYEIYTFNRQVVTVPLNDEDEADTETGVGRIAKQEIEREIKSVAHGRVDVELKGNDEAVVYVSEGDIGTVIGKGGGRISDIENRLGIEIDVRTHDEQPGGGSGRETNGHAGGQGGQVGEERGTVVTPEITARHVVIGVDAGVGETVEVRADGEYLFTATVGRGGEVQVSRGSAIAEELEDAIDRKRTVTVVPAR, from the coding sequence ATGAACGTAGTACCGGACACCAGTGCGGTCGTGGACGGCCGCGTGTCCGAACGCGTCGAGGACGGGACCTACGCGGCGGCGACGGTGCTGGTCCCGGAGGCCGTCGTCGGCGAACTGGAGTCGCAGGCCAACGACGGCCTCGAGTCGGGGTGGGACGGCCTGAGCGAACTGAAACGCCTCGCCGACTACTCGGACGAGGGGACGATCGAACTGGTGTACGTCGGCGAGCGGGCCGACGGCGACGCGCGCTCGAACGCCCACGAGGGCGACGTGGACGCGCTCATCCGGGAGGTCGCCGACGACCGCGACGCGACGCTCCTCTCCAGCGACATCGTGCAGGCGGAGGTCGCCCGCGCGAAGGGTATCGACGTGGAGTACGTCGAGCCGGTCGCCCGCGGCGTCGTCGACGAACTGCCGATACAGGAGTTTTTCACCGAGGAGACGATGTCGGTCCACCTCAAGACGGGGACGAAGCCGAAGGCCAAACGCGGCGCCTTAGGCGAGATGCGGTACGTCGAGATCGACGACGCGGAGACCGACGAGACGCAGATGCGCGAGTGGGCCAACGCCATCGTCGACCTGGCCCGCCAGTCCAACGAGGGCTTCATCGAACTGTCGAACGACGGGATGGACATCGTCCAGTTCCGGAACTACCGGATCGCGGTCGCGCGGCCGCCGTTCGCCGACGGGATCGAGATCACCGCGGTGCGGCCCATCGCGAAGACGACGCTCGACGACTACGAGTTCGCCGACGAACTTCGCGATCGGTTCACCGAGCGGAAGCGCGGCGTGCTCATCTCCGGCTCACCGGGCGCCGGGAAGTCGACGTTCGCGCAGGCGGTCGCGGAGTTCCTTTCGGATAGCGACTATGCGGTGAAGACGATGGAGAAGCCGCGGGACCTCCAAGTCGGTCCGGAGATCACTCAGTACGGTGCGCTCGGCGGCGAGATGGAGAACACGGCAGACTCCCTCCTCCTGGTCCGGCCCGACTACACAATCTACGACGAGGTCCGGAAGACGAACGACTTCGAGGTGTTCTCGGACATGCGGATGGCCGGCGTCGGGATGGTCGGCGTCGTCCACGCCTCCCGCGCCATCGACGCGCTCCAGCGCCTCGTCGGTCGGGTCGAACTCGGGATGATCCCCCAGATCGTCGACACCGTGGTCTACATCGAGGCCGGCGAGGTTCACACCGTCTACGACGTGACCACCGAGGTGAAGGTGCCCGCGGGGCTCACCGCCGAGGACCTCGCGCGCCCCGTCATCCAGGTGTCGAACTTCGAGACGGGCCGGCCGGAGTACGAGATTTACACGTTCAACCGGCAGGTCGTCACGGTGCCCCTCAACGACGAGGACGAGGCCGACACGGAGACCGGCGTCGGTCGGATCGCGAAACAGGAGATCGAACGCGAGATCAAGTCGGTCGCACACGGGCGCGTCGACGTCGAACTCAAAGGGAACGACGAGGCCGTAGTGTACGTCTCCGAGGGCGACATCGGCACCGTCATCGGCAAGGGCGGCGGCCGCATCAGCGACATCGAAAACCGGCTCGGGATCGAAATCGACGTCCGCACGCACGACGAGCAGCCGGGCGGCGGGTCCGGCCGCGAGACGAACGGACACGCCGGCGGGCAGGGCGGGCAGGTCGGCGAGGAGCGCGGCACCGTCGTGACGCCCGAGATCACCGCCAGACACGTCGTCATCGGCGTCGACGCCGGCGTCGGCGAGACCGTGGAGGTGCGCGCCGACGGCGAGTACCTCTTTACGGCCACCGTCGGCCGCGGCGGCGAAGTGCAGGTGTCTCGCGGCTCCGCCATCGCCGAGGAGTTAGAGGACGCCATCGACCGCAAACGGACCGTGACGGTCGTCCCGGCTCGCTGA
- the citZ gene encoding citrate synthase, whose translation MSDELKRGLEGVLVAESELSYVDGAVGKLVYRGYDIEDLAREASYEEVLYLLWHGSLPTRDELDAFSADLAAERDVDDDVLATVQTLADAGERPMAALRTAVSMLSAYEPEPDADPEDLDATRRQGRRITAKVPTVLAAFERARQGEAPVAPDPDLSHAANFLYMLTGTEPDDVSAETFDMALTLHADHGLNASTFTAMVIGSTMADVYSAVTGGIGALSGSLHGGANQDVMEVLHEVDASDKGPVEWVTDARDAGRRIPGFGHRVYKVKDPRAKILEEKLRDLSESSGDTKWLKYTSAIESYLTDQGLLEKGIAPNVDFYSGSVYDSLGIPVDMYTPIFAMSRAGGWIAHVVEYQSENRLIRPRARYTGAEDATITPIDER comes from the coding sequence ATGTCAGACGAGTTAAAGCGCGGGCTCGAAGGCGTCCTCGTCGCGGAGTCGGAACTGAGCTACGTCGACGGCGCCGTCGGCAAGCTCGTATACCGTGGATACGACATCGAGGACCTCGCCCGCGAGGCGAGCTACGAGGAGGTGCTGTACCTCCTGTGGCACGGCTCGCTGCCGACGCGCGACGAACTCGACGCGTTCTCGGCCGACCTCGCGGCCGAACGCGACGTCGACGACGACGTTCTCGCGACCGTTCAGACGCTGGCCGACGCGGGCGAGCGCCCGATGGCCGCGCTGCGAACCGCGGTCTCCATGCTCTCGGCGTACGAGCCGGAACCGGACGCGGACCCGGAGGATCTCGACGCGACGCGCCGACAGGGACGCCGGATCACGGCGAAGGTTCCGACGGTTCTCGCGGCCTTCGAGCGCGCCCGGCAGGGCGAAGCGCCGGTCGCTCCCGACCCGGACCTCTCGCACGCCGCGAACTTCCTGTATATGCTCACCGGGACCGAGCCGGACGACGTGAGCGCCGAGACGTTCGACATGGCGCTGACGCTCCACGCCGACCACGGGCTCAACGCCTCGACGTTCACCGCGATGGTCATCGGCTCGACGATGGCCGACGTGTACTCGGCCGTCACCGGCGGTATCGGCGCGCTCTCCGGCTCCCTTCACGGCGGCGCGAACCAGGACGTCATGGAGGTGCTCCACGAGGTCGACGCCTCGGACAAAGGTCCCGTCGAGTGGGTCACGGACGCCCGCGACGCGGGGCGGCGCATCCCCGGCTTCGGCCACCGCGTTTATAAGGTGAAAGACCCCCGCGCGAAGATTCTCGAAGAGAAGCTCCGCGACCTCTCCGAGTCGTCCGGCGACACGAAGTGGCTCAAGTACACCTCGGCGATCGAGTCGTACCTCACGGATCAGGGGCTCTTAGAGAAGGGCATCGCGCCGAACGTCGACTTCTACTCCGGCTCCGTCTACGACTCGCTCGGGATTCCGGTCGACATGTACACCCCCATCTTCGCGATGAGCCGCGCCGGGGGCTGGATCGCCCACGTCGTCGAGTACCAGAGCGAAAACCGCCTCATCCGTCCGCGAGCGCGCTACACCGGCGCCGAGGACGCGACGATCACGCCGATCGACGAGCGGTAA
- a CDS encoding M42 family metallopeptidase, protein MSFDFAYDLLRELTEARGVPGYEDAVRAIARREFAEHTDRVRTDAMGNVVGTIEGDSDYSVAVAAHMDEIGFMVRHVTEDGFVKVDPLGGFDPRVLRAQRVTVHGDEDLTGVIGSVPPHTLTEEQREKADAVSDVFIDLGRDAETVEELVGVGDVVTLDQTTTRMGDRITGKALDDRVCLFAAIEAAKRIEDPDVTIHFAATVQEEVGLRGATALGVDIDPDLALALDVTVANDVPQIGDAADAVTKLGEGTAIKLKDASVITSPKVHKRLTAVAETEGIDHQHEVLPAGGTDTAGFQNTAGAKPVGAISIPTRYLHTVTETADGDDIAATIDLLTAFLTSETGEHDYTL, encoded by the coding sequence ATGTCGTTCGATTTCGCGTACGACCTGTTGCGTGAACTGACCGAGGCCCGAGGCGTTCCGGGGTACGAGGACGCGGTGCGGGCGATCGCTCGCCGCGAGTTCGCGGAACACACGGACCGGGTTCGGACCGACGCGATGGGCAACGTCGTCGGCACCATCGAGGGCGACTCGGACTACTCGGTCGCCGTCGCGGCCCACATGGACGAGATCGGCTTCATGGTCCGGCACGTCACCGAGGACGGGTTCGTCAAGGTGGACCCGCTCGGCGGGTTCGACCCCCGCGTCCTGCGAGCCCAGCGCGTCACCGTCCACGGCGATGAGGACCTCACCGGCGTCATCGGCTCCGTGCCGCCGCACACGCTCACCGAGGAGCAGCGCGAGAAGGCCGACGCGGTCTCGGACGTGTTCATCGACCTCGGCCGCGACGCCGAGACGGTCGAGGAACTCGTCGGCGTCGGCGACGTCGTCACCCTCGATCAGACGACGACGCGCATGGGCGATCGGATCACGGGGAAGGCGCTCGACGACCGGGTCTGCCTGTTCGCGGCCATCGAGGCCGCAAAGCGGATCGAGGACCCGGACGTGACGATACACTTCGCGGCGACGGTCCAAGAGGAGGTCGGACTCCGGGGCGCGACCGCGCTCGGCGTCGACATCGACCCGGACCTCGCTCTCGCCTTGGACGTGACCGTCGCGAACGACGTTCCCCAGATCGGCGACGCCGCCGACGCGGTGACGAAACTGGGTGAGGGGACGGCGATCAAGCTGAAAGACGCCTCCGTGATCACGAGCCCGAAGGTTCACAAGCGGCTCACGGCGGTGGCCGAGACCGAGGGGATCGACCATCAACACGAGGTGTTGCCCGCGGGCGGCACCGACACCGCGGGGTTCCAGAACACCGCGGGCGCGAAGCCGGTCGGGGCCATCTCGATTCCGACGCGCTACCTCCACACCGTCACCGAGACCGCGGACGGCGACGACATCGCCGCGACGATCGATCTGCTGACGGCGTTTCTGACCTCCGAGACCGGCGAACACGACTACACGTTATAA